One window from the genome of Mauremys mutica isolate MM-2020 ecotype Southern chromosome 4, ASM2049712v1, whole genome shotgun sequence encodes:
- the RHOC gene encoding rho-related GTP-binding protein RhoC, producing the protein MAAIRKKLVIVGDGACGKTCLLIVFSKDQFPEVYVPTVFENYIADIEVDGKQVELALWDTAGQEDYDRLRPLSYPDTDVILMCFSIDSPDSLENIPEKWTPEVKHFCPNVPIILVGNKKDLRNDEHTRRELAKMKQEPVKPEEGRDMANRINAFGYLECSAKTKDGVREVFEMATRAGLQVRKNKKRKGCPLL; encoded by the exons ATGGCAGCCATCAGAAAGAAGCTGGTGATTGTGGGAGATGGCGCCTGCGGGAAGACCTGCCTGCTGATCGTGTTCAGCAAGGACCAGTTCCCTGAGGTCTACGTGCCGACAGTCTTTGAGAACTACATCGCTGATATCGAAGTAGATGGAAAGCAG gtggaACTGGCCCTTTGGGACACGGCGGGGCAGGAAGACTATGACAGGCTGCGGCCCCTCAGCTACCCGGACACGGACGTTATCCTCATGTGCTTTTCCATCGACAGCCCAGACAGTCTAG AGAACATTCCTGAGAAGTGGACTCCGGAAGTGAAACACTTCTGCCCCAACGTGCCTATCATCCTGGTCGGAAACAAGAAGGACCTACGGAATGATGAGCACACCCGGAGGGAGCTAGCAAAGATGAAGCAG GAGCCAGTGAAGCCAGAGGAAGGGAGGGACATGGCTAACAGAATCAACGCCTTTGGATACCTCGAGTGCTCTGCCAAGACGAAGGATGGCGTGCGGGAAGTCTTCGAGATGGCCACTCGGGCCGGCTTACAAGTCAGGAAAAACAAGAAGCGTAAAGGCTGCCCACTCCTGTAA
- the MOV10 gene encoding helicase MOV-10, which translates to MPTFTFCERREFGNQFLQFLKDTGREAVSSREALRTIYNTEFRTRNDTKTPNFSSVLFTLSQSGRAEVRGDFVCFGKVKKKVKFRDQYWKPRPEEPRTDNQQEGTDQPPPRGRAKERAEFIGGKHGVKILSEHDRGKGRIRFPVTPNEPATASIWVQNNGTEEVTLLGYRALRKQREITFHDESKVTRQQPRVLQPGDSYLIEARCLTQHYGYFSVTMLFEFTKEQDGPFSIGRFVSAIANSRLAEELGPTAPYRSYQTKLRKTVTVTTEDGVPPDSSQHLELEQLIPLGRYNYPEDLQDMVHAERSRLRKSLAAELQFENYQEKFRLLLHLEELQMEVDIRRYDMRDVPMVKDTQNKRLLILEAPGVAENRPSVLKGDHLFVTRSEQRDLPQLIQYKGYVHAVELERVKLGFSPNLLASFVNNLKFDVTFTFNRLPLQVQHRAVELAKKRNLGDILFPSFSYRESLLHEGGRLRLFDRSLETNQEQYDAVQQIVTGMSRPAPYIIFGPPGTGKTVTVVEAIKQVVTCIKDSHVLACAPSNSASDLLCQRLLKHLDKGSIYRINAISRDYRQVPEEIKPCCNWDDAQQCHVYPSKEKLRHYRVIITTLVTAGRLVTARFPDGHFSHVFVDESGHAVEPECLVAIAGILTTMDRETNTNGGQLVLAGDPKQLGPVLRSPLAIDHGLEVSLLERLMLHNSLYQKGAESYNPQFVTKLLRNYRSHAALLEIPNQQFYDGELQECADHLISYSYCTWEELPTQGFPIIFHGVSGEGQREGNSPSFFNALEIEALVTYLKKLLQSQGKRGRSRISPKEIGIISPYRKQVEKIRQAITRKDRDLMNLPDIKELKVGSIEEFQGQERRVLLISTVRSCTEYLSMDEDFKLGFLKNPKRFNVAITRAKALLIIVGNPVVLSKDPHWNTFLRYCIAKGGYTGCPYAEESTEEDSLVEELSSLRLSTQSAGNQLGESHIQQQVEPAWRHEH; encoded by the exons ATGCCCACGTTCACCTTTTGTgagaggagggagtttgggaatcAGTTTCTGCAGTTCCTAAAAGACACAGGCAGAGAAGCTGTGAGCAGCCGGGAGGCACTGAGGACCATCTACAACACGGAGTTCAGGACCAG GAATGATACGAAGACGCCCAACTTCTCCTCCGTCCTGTTCACACTGAGCCAGAGCGGCCGGGCCGAGGTGCGGGGAGACTTTGTGTGCTTCGGGAAG GTGAAAAAGAAAGTGAAGTTTAGAGATCAGTACTGGAAACCCAGGCCAGAGGAGCCCCGCacagacaaccagcaggagggcACCGATCAGCCTCCCCCCAGAGGACGTGCCAAGGAGAG AGCGGAGTTCATCGGTGGGAAACACGGGGTGAAGATTCTCTCCGAGCACGACCGGGGGAAGGGGCGCATCCGCTTCCCCGTCACGCCCAACGAGCCCGCAACAGCCAGCATTTGGGTTCAGAACAATGGCACAGAGGAAGTGACGCTGCTAGGGTACAGGGCGCTTCGGAAGCAGCGCGAGATCACCTTCCACGATGAGAgcaaggtgaccagacagcagccCCGGGTGTTGCAGCCAG GAGACTCTTACTTGATCGAGGCGCGGTGCCTGACTCAGCACTATGGTTACTTCTCCGTCACCATGCTGTTCGAGTTCACCAAGGAGCAGGACGGGCCCTTCAGCATTGGGCGGTTCGTGTCAGCCATAGCTAACAGCcggctggctgaggagctggggcccACTGCACCATACAGGTCTTACCAGACCAAGCTGAGGAAGACAGTCACAGTCACCACAGAGGATGGCGTCCCTCCCGACAG TTCCCAGCACCTCGAGCTTGAGCAGCTGATCCCGCTGGGCCGCTACAACTACCCGGAGGACCTGCAGGACATGGTGCACGCCGAACGCAGCAGGCTGCG GAAGTCCCTGGCGGCCGAGCTTCAGTTTGAGAACTACCAGGAGAAGTTCCGGCTgctgctgcacctggaggagctCCAGATGGAGGTGGACATCCGGCGCTATGATATGCGGGACGTCCCGATGGTGAAGGACACTCAGAACAAGAGGCTGCTCATCCTGGAG GCCCCTGGCGTGGCAGAGAACCGCCCGTCCGTGCTGAAGGGCGATCACCTGTTTGTCACCCGGAGTGAGCAGCGCGACTTGCCCCAGCTCATCCAGTACAAGGGCTACGTGCACGCCGTGGAGCTCGAGAGGGTCAAGCTGGGCTTCTCCCCCAA cctgctggCGAGCTTCGTGAATAACCTGAAGTTCGACGTGACCTTTACCTTCAACCGGCTGCCGCTGCAGGTGCAGCACCGGGCCGTGGAGCTGGCCAAGAAGAGGAACTTGGGTGACATCCTCTTCCCATCCTTCTCGTACAGAGAGTCCCTCCTCCACGAGGGAGGCCGGCTCAG GCTGTTTGACCGGAGCCTGGAGACCAACCAGGAGCAGTACGATGCTGTGCAGCAGATCGTGACAGGGATGTCCAGGCCAGCACCATACATCATTTTCGGGCCGCCAGGGACCGGCAAGACCGTCACTGTGGTGGAGGCCATCAAACAG GTGGTCACGTGCATCAAGGACTCCCATGTCTTGGCCTGTGCACCGTCCAACAGCGCCTCGGACCTGCTCTGCCAGCGCCTGCTGAAACATCTGGACAAGGGCAGCATCTATAGGATCAACGCCATCAGCAGGGACTATCGCCAGGTGCCGGAGGAGATCAAG CCCTGCTGTAACTGGGACGACGCCCAGCAGTGCCACGTGTACCCAAGCAAGGAGAAGCTGCGGCACTACCGGGTCATCATCACCACCCTGGTGACAGCAGGACG GCTGGTAACGGCCCGCTTCCCTGACGGCCATTTCTCCCATGTCTTCGTCGACGAGAGCGGCCACGCGGTGGAGCCGGAGTGCCTGGTTGCCATCGCAG GAATTCTGACAACGATGGACCGGGAGACCAACACCAACGGGGGGCAGCTGGTGTTGGCGGGAGACCCCAAGCAGCTGGGTCCGGTCCTGAGGTCCCCACTGGCCATCGATCACGGGCTAG AGGTCTCGCTGCTGGAGAGGCTTATGCTGCACAACTCCCTGTACCAAAAGGGAGCTGAGAGCTACAACCCGCAGTTCGTCACCAAGTTACTGCGGAACTACAG gtcccacgcCGCCCTCCTCGAGATCCCCAACCAGCAGTTCTACGacggggagctgcaggagtgCGCCGACCACCTCATCAGCTATTCCTACTGCACCTGGGAGGAGCTGCCTACGCAG GGCTTCCCGATCATCTTCCACGGAGTGTCCGGGGAGGGCCAGCGAGAGGGTAACAGCCCCTCGTTCTTCAACGCGTTGGAGATCGAAGCCCTGGTCACCTACCTCAAGAAACTGCTGCAGAGTCAGGGCAAGCGAGGCCGCTCCAGGATCTCCCCCAAGGAGATCGGTATCATCTCCCCCTACAGGAAGCAG GTAGAGAAGATCAGACAAGCCATCACCAGAAAGGACCGAGACCTGATGAACCTCCCAGACATCAAGGAGCTGAAG GTGGGCTCCATAGAGGAGTTCCAGGGCCAGGAGCGGCGTGTGCTCCTCATCTCCACCGTGCGCAGCTGCACCGAGTACCTCAGCATGGATGAAGATTTCAAACTGGGCTTCCTCAAGAACCCCAAG AGGTTCAATGTGGCCATCACCAGAGCCAAGGCTCTGTTAATAATCGTGGGCAACCCGGTCGTGCTCAGCAAGGATCCTCACTGGAACAC GTTTCTCAGGTACTGTATAGCGAAGGGGGGGTACACGGGGTGCCCCTACGCTGAAGAGAGCACGGAAGAGGATTCCCTTGTGGAGGAGCTTAGCTCCCTTCGCTTGAGCACGCAGTCAGCAG GGAACCAGCTCGGGGAGAGCCACATCCAGCAGCAAGTGGAGCCAGCGTGGAGACACGAGCACTGA